GCAGGTCGCGATCTCGCGCGACCAGTCGAGCGACAGGCCCATGCTTTTGAGCTGGGCGCGCATCGTGTCGATGTTCTTGTACGTCCAGGTCGCCGGGTGGCTGCGATTGTCGCGCGCGGCGTTCTCGGCCGGCATGCCGAACGCGTCCCAGCCCATAGGGTGCAGCACGTCGAAGCCCTTGGCCCGCTTGTAGCGCGCCACCACGTCGCCCATCGCGTAGTTGCGCACGTGCCCCATGTGAATGCGCCCCGAGGGATAGGGGAACATCTCGAGCACGTAGTACTTCGGCTTGGCGTTCGTCGAGCCTGCGGCGCTTTCCGGGGCCGCGCCGGTGCGGAAGATGCCGCGCTCGTCCCAGATCTTCTGCCAGTGCGGTTCGGTCTCGCGGGCGTTGTAGCGCTCGATGGTCATGCTGCTCGGTGTCGGTGCGGCTGTGCTGGAGGGGCGCAGACAGCACGGTTTTCCGACCTGAGCAACCGAGGCGGCCCCCGGGCCGCCTCGTAGCTTACAGAGGAAGAGCGACCAGACCGCCTCTTTACTTCTTCGCCTTCGCCTGCAGCCGGAAGATCACGACGGATCGGCCCGTCACGTCGTAGTCCTGGCCGGGCTTGAACGAGGTGCCCTCCTCGGCCTCGGGCTGGTTGGTGTCGAGCAGCCGCACCCACTTCTCCGCCCCGGCCATCTTGATCAGCTTGAAGCGGACGACGTCGTGATAGGCGTTGAAGCAGAGGAGCAGCGTGGTGTCGCTGCCGCGCTTCTTGATGCCGGTGGGCTGGGCGCGCCCGTCGAGCAGCACGGCAAGCGAATGCGCGTTGCCGTCCGACCAGTCGGCGTCCTGCATCTCCTTGCCGTCGGGGCGCATCCAGGTGACGTCCTTGACATCGAGCTCCTCGTTGTAGTGCCCGGTGAGGAAGCGCTCGCGGCGCAGGATCGGATAGTCGTGACGCAGCTGCGCGAGCTTCTGCGTGAAGGCGTAGAGAGCGTTGCCCGGCTTTTCCGGCTCGTCGGGGGCGGAGAGCAGGCTCCAGTCGACCCAGCCGATCGCATTGTCCTGGCAGTAGGCGTTGTTGTTGCCGTGCTGCGTGCGGCCGAACTCGTCGCCGGCGAGCAGCATCGGCAGCCCCTGGCTGACGAAGAGCGTCGTCAGGATGTTGCGCTTCTGGCGCTCGCGCAGCTCCAGGATCGCGGGATCGTCCGTCTCGCCCTCGACACCGCAGTTCCACGAGCGGTTGTGCGAGTGGCCGTCGCGATTGTTCTCGCCGTTCGCCTCGTTGTGCTTGTCGTTGTAGCTGACGAGGTCGTTGAGCGTAAAACCATCGTGCGCGGTGACGAAGTTCACCGACGCCCAGGTTTTCCGCCCGCGATAGGCGAAGCATTCGGCCGAGGCGGTGAGGCGCTTGGCGAGATTGGGCAAGGCGTGCTGGCCGCCGACCCAAAATTCGCGGACATCGTCGCGGTACCTGTCGTTCCACTCGGCCCAGCCGGGCGGAAAGCCGCCGACCTGGTAGCCGCCGGGGCCGCAGTCCCACGGCTCGGCGATGAGCTTCACCTGGCTCAACAC
This Beijerinckiaceae bacterium RH AL1 DNA region includes the following protein-coding sequences:
- the glgX_3 gene encoding Glycogen operon protein GlgX (ID:RHAL1_03561;~source:Prodigal:2.6), whose translation is MHVRGFTKLHPRVPDRLRGTFRGLIQPDVIRHIKSLGVTAVELMPVHMFINDDHLLRKGLTNYWGYNSLGFFAPDRRFASVYDFAFSEFKEMVSHLHANGLEVILDVVYNHTAEGNELGPTFSFKGIDNASYYRLLKDTPRYYINDTGTGNTVNLSHPRVLQMVTDSLRYWVEEMHVDGFRFDLGTILGREDYGFDQGGGFLDSCRQDPVLSQVKLIAEPWDCGPGGYQVGGFPPGWAEWNDRYRDDVREFWVGGQHALPNLAKRLTASAECFAYRGRKTWASVNFVTAHDGFTLNDLVSYNDKHNEANGENNRDGHSHNRSWNCGVEGETDDPAILELRERQKRNILTTLFVSQGLPMLLAGDEFGRTQHGNNNAYCQDNAIGWVDWSLLSAPDEPEKPGNALYAFTQKLAQLRHDYPILRRERFLTGHYNEELDVKDVTWMRPDGKEMQDADWSDGNAHSLAVLLDGRAQPTGIKKRGSDTTLLLCFNAYHDVVRFKLIKMAGAEKWVRLLDTNQPEAEEGTSFKPGQDYDVTGRSVVIFRLQAKAKK